A genomic region of Bombus fervidus isolate BK054 chromosome 17, iyBomFerv1, whole genome shotgun sequence contains the following coding sequences:
- the LOC139996173 gene encoding transducin beta-like protein 3, with the protein MSNVILKEAFEVESKHGAFYTGGNVQWSTNGEYLFCQKYGTVSILSVKSGTVISYLGGSYSNEEEDTINTFIASNNDLNIITHHKSGLFKLWNWKDNKLIKLWKSIHKGPVVRIAHSIERNLMASGGSDGTVRLWNLQHHTCTHNLKGVQGVISILVFHPNVEKELIFAAGDDIKIHGWNIKTGKEEIILSGHFSKVTSLSFLKNENYLVSSGRDRVLILWDLSSGSSIRVLPVYEEIEDTFIIPKNMLLPFYNKDENAIHVAAAGEKGVVKIWEMKTGKEVYVQKNSIVSAAKETGSLSIIHLLYNDSSNNFAVVTVDHNIIIHSLETFDCLKQLVGYSDEILDVVYLGDNESHIAIATNSCDIKLYNISTMNCELLCGHTDIVLSLATTLANAYLLISSAKDNSIRVWLMDKQTTKVSCIASATRHTAPVGSIAISQMSAKFFASVSQDSCLKLWNLSNNINFKDTCSLNVAHTTLAHEKDINSVNISPNDKLIATGSQDKTAKLWSADDLQLLGVFRGHRRGVWCVRFSPIDQVLLTTSADSTIKLWSLTELQCLKTLEGHESSVLKAEFLSRGMQIITASGDGLLKLWNIKTSECTCTLEQHESRVWTLAVSKNEKTIISGGSDSLLVIWKDVTEENKVKAAMKLEQLALEEQKLANLLKANKLTSALNIALKLERPFQVLKIVETILKENNCHFEETIHDLKPIYKEELLKCAVTWNVNSKNCQVAQVVINALMMEMENLEFQTKLTSTLESVIPYTERHYVRITKLLQNLHILTYTLNRMKPRITSMNIN; encoded by the exons atgagCAACGTTATTCTAAAAGAAGC GTTCGAAGTTGAATCCAAACATGGTGCATTTTATACAGGAGGAAATGTTCAA TGGAGTACAAATGGGGAGTATTTGTTCTGCCAAAAATATGGTACTGTTTCTATATTATCAGTAAAGAGTGGTACAGTAATATCTTATTTGGGAGGAAGCTATAGCaatgaagaagaagatacaATCAACACATTTATTGCAAGTAATAATGACTTAAACATCATCACACATCACAAAAGTggtctttttaaattatggaACTGGAAAG ataataaattaattaaactatGGAAATCTATTCATAAGGGTCCTGTAGTTCGTATTGCTCATTctattgaaagaaatttgatGGCTTCTGGAGGTAGTGATGGTACGGTTAGATTATGGAATTTACAACATCATACTTGTACTCATAATCTAAAAGGAGTTCAGGGAGTAATAAG tattttagtTTTTCATCCAAATGTTGAAAAAGAGCTTATCTTTGCTGCTGGTGATGATATCAAAATCCATGGATGGAATATTAAAACTggtaaagaagaaattatactTTCTGGACATTTCAGTAAAGTTACTTCTTTATCTTTTCTCAAgaacgaaaattatttagtTAG TTCAGGAAGAGATAGAGTACTCATTTTATGGGATCTTTCTTCTGGATCATCAATACGAGTTTTACCAGTTTATGAGGAAATAGaagatacatttattatacctAAAAATATGTTACTACCCTTTTATAACAAAGATGAAAATGCTATACATGTTGCTGCTGCAGGAGAAAAAG GAGTTGTAAAAATTTGGGAGATGAAGACTGGTAAAGAAGTATATGTGCAAAAAAATTCTATTGTATCAGCTGCGAAGGAAACAGGATCTCTATCAATTATACATTTACTTTATAATGATAGTAGTAATAACTTCGCTGTAGTTACGGTTGATCACAATATAATTATCCATTCATTAGAAACATTTGATTGCCTGAAACAG ttAGTAGGTTACAGTGATGAAATTTTAGATGTTGTATATCTTGGAGATAATGAGAGTCATATAGCTATTGCTACTAATAGTTGTGATATAAAACTGTACAATATTTCAACCATGAATTGCGAATTGCTATGTGGTCATACAGATATTGTGTTATCTCTTGCTACTACACTTGCTAATGCCTATTTACTTATTTCTTCAGCAAAg GACAATAGTATTCGAGTATGGCTTATGGATAAACAAACAACTAAAGTATCTTGCATTGCATCTGCTACTAGACATACTGCTCCCGTTGGTTCTATAGCAATTTCTCAAATGTCTGCAAAATTTTTTGCTTCTGTCAGTCAAGATTCATGTCTTAAATTATGGAActtatcaaataatattaattttaaag ACACATGCTCTCTAAATGTTGCTCATACAACATTGGCTcatgaaaaagatattaatagcGTGAATATTTCAccaaatgataaattaattgctACTGGATCACAAGATAAAACAGCTAAg TTATGGTCTGCAGATGATTTACAATTACTTGGTGTATTTCGTGGTCACCGTAGAGGAGTTTGGTGTGTTCGATTTTCACCTATAGATCAGGTACTTTTGACGACATCGGCAGATTCTACAATAAAACTTTGGTCGCTAACAGAACTTCAGtgtttaaaa ACTCTTGAAGGCCATGAATCATCAGTATTAAAAGCAGAATTTTTATCACGAGGAATGCAAATAATTACTGCAAGTGGAGATGGTCTTTTGAAGCTTTGGAATATTAAGACATCCGAATGTACATGTACTTTAGAACAGCACGAGAGTCGCGTATGGACACTCGCAg ttagtaaaaatgagaaaactaTTATCAGTGGTGGAAGTGATTCATTGCTAGTTATTTGGAAAGACGTAactgaagaaaataaagtaaaagctGCAATGAAATTAGAACAACTTGCATTGGAAGAACAGAAACTAGCAAATTTACTAAAAGCAAATAAATTAACATCTGCGTTAAACATAGCTTTAAAGTTAGAACGTCCTTTCCAAGTTCTCAAAATTGTAGAAA ccattttaaaggaaaataattGCCATTTTGAAGAAACAATACATGACTTAAAACCAATTTATAAAGAAGAGTTACTGAAATGTGCTGTTACATGGAACGTCAATAGTAAAAATTGTCAAGTTGCTCAG GTAGTCATAAACGCGTTAATGatggaaatggaaaatttggaatttcaaacaaaattaaCTTCTACATTGGAATCTGTGATACCATATACTGAACGCCATTATGTAAGAATTACAAAATTGTTACAAAATCTGCATATACTTACTTATACTCTCAATCGTATGAAACCACGTATTACGTCCATGAATATAAACTAA
- the LOC139996175 gene encoding pH-sensitive chloride channel 2 isoform X3 translates to MRLESCPILSSSSSMTQTELLQELTNNCRYDKMTRPPGEINSTDPINVYTRAYIYTIRSNMAKTLQFDVHMMLQFRYLDNRLKFSNIAPYLNQLYGGQFAYDLIWTPTVYVSNEPSSAIMGNSVKDILVSIDPSGMVILNTRLQATLNCGLRLEKFPFDVQECPLVFESWTHNVHDMVLYWDQDPIILADELHLTEYKLFDKWVNTSEVFYTTSQQHYGHFAGNFSSISITFKLAREMGFFMMDYYIPSILIVVISWVSFWLHMDASPPRIVLGTNTILTFMTLASKVENSLPKVSYIKASEIWFLGCTIFLFAAMVEFAFVNTIYRRKKNVPLKKVNSKYILKSTLTPKLARKQFQKNTTGLERSRSWSSLDNANTSEQDYSSQNYLTVHSFPSTLNIPSVKIEEDKDQECSIGSIMTVNSTSSPKPFQRRATLAQLHNFTTMTPQEIAQWIDRRSRIVFPVAFIIFNILYWSFIWI, encoded by the exons ATGAg ATTAGAGAGCTGTCCAATATTAAGTAGTAGCAGCTCTATGACACAAACTGAACTTTTACAAGAATTGACAAATAATTGTCGTTATGATAAAATGACTAGACCACCAGGAGAAATTAATTCTACAGATCCAATTAACGTATATACCAGggcttatatttatacaattagaTCTAATATGGCAAAAACACTG caATTTGATGTACATATGATGTTGCAATTTAGATATTTGGATAACAggttaaaattttcaaacattgcTCCATATTTAAATCAACTATATGGTGGACAATTTGCATATGATTTAATTTGGACACCTACTGTATATGTTTCTAATGAGCCCAGTTCTGCTATAATGGGAAATAGTGTGAAAGATATACTTGTTTCAATAGATCCATCCGGCATGGTCATACTGAATACTAg GTTGCAAGCTACTCTTAACTGTGGGCTTCGTTTGGAGAAATTTCCGTTTGATGTACAAGAATGTCCTCTTGTCTTTGAAAGCT GGACACACAATGTGCATGATATGGTGTTATATTGGGACCAAGATCCAATCATACTTGCAGACGAATTACACTTAACTGAATATAAGCTTTTTGACAAATGGGTTAACACATCAGAAGTATTTTATACTACATCGCAACAACATTATGGTCATTTTG CTGGTAATTTTAGTTCAATTagtataacatttaaattagCACGCGAGATGGGATTTTTTATGATGGACTACTACATTCCATCTATACTAATAGTAGTCATTTCTTGGGTATCTTTTTGGTTACATATGGATGCAAGTCCTCCACGAATAGTGTTAG GAACAAATACTATTTTGACATTTATGACTCTTGCGTCCAAAGTAGAGAACTCTCTGCCAAAAGTTTCTTATATAAAAGCCAGTGAAATATGGTTTTTGggttgtacaatatttttatttgcagcAATGGTTGAATTTGCTTTTGTTAATACAATTTATCGACGAAA GAAAAATGTACCGTTGAAAAAAGTAAAtagtaaatacatattaaaatcaaCGCTAACACCAAAACTGGCTcgaaaacaatttcaaaagAACACTACAGGATTAGAACGATCACGGTCTTGGTCATCACTTGATAATGCAAACACCAGTGAACAAGATTATTCAAGTCAAAATTACCTTACTGtgcat AGTTTTCCAAGTACTCTCAATATTCCTTCTGTTAAAATTGAAGAAGATAAAGATCAAGAATGTTCTATTGGGAGCATTATGACTGTTAATAGTACATCATCACCAAAACCTTTTCAACGAAGAGCAACTCTTGCACAGTTACATAATTTTACAACAATGACTCCACAAGAAATTGCTCAATGGATTGACAGACGTAGCAGAATTGTATTTCCTGTGGCtttcattatatttaacattctTTATTGGTCATTTATTtggatataa
- the LOC139996175 gene encoding pH-sensitive chloride channel 2 isoform X2 yields the protein MALRRICSFVSFIYLLQLLHLNTSAILESCPILSSSSSMTQTELLQELTNNCRYDKMTRPPGEINSTDPINVYTRAYIYTIRSNMAKTLQFDVHMMLQFRYLDNRLKFSNIAPYLNQLYGGQFAYDLIWTPTVYVSNEPSSAIMGNSVKDILVSIDPSGMVILNTRLQATLNCGLRLEKFPFDVQECPLVFESWTHNVHDMVLYWDQDPIILADELHLTEYKLFDKWVNTSEVFYTTSQQHYGHFAGNFSSISITFKLAREMGFFMMDYYIPSILIVVISWVSFWLHMDASPPRIVLGTNTILTFMTLASKVENSLPKVSYIKASEIWFLGCTIFLFAAMVEFAFVNTIYRRKKNVPLKKVNSKYILKSTLTPKLARKQFQKNTTGLERSRSWSSLDNANTSEQDYSSQNYLTVHSFPSTLNIPSVKIEEDKDQECSIGSIMTVNSTSSPKPFQRRATLAQLHNFTTMTPQEIAQWIDRRSRIVFPVAFIIFNILYWSFIWI from the exons ATGGCCTTAAGAAGAATTTGTTCTTTCGtgtcttttatttatctactacaacttttacatttaaatacatCTGCTAT ATTAGAGAGCTGTCCAATATTAAGTAGTAGCAGCTCTATGACACAAACTGAACTTTTACAAGAATTGACAAATAATTGTCGTTATGATAAAATGACTAGACCACCAGGAGAAATTAATTCTACAGATCCAATTAACGTATATACCAGggcttatatttatacaattagaTCTAATATGGCAAAAACACTG caATTTGATGTACATATGATGTTGCAATTTAGATATTTGGATAACAggttaaaattttcaaacattgcTCCATATTTAAATCAACTATATGGTGGACAATTTGCATATGATTTAATTTGGACACCTACTGTATATGTTTCTAATGAGCCCAGTTCTGCTATAATGGGAAATAGTGTGAAAGATATACTTGTTTCAATAGATCCATCCGGCATGGTCATACTGAATACTAg GTTGCAAGCTACTCTTAACTGTGGGCTTCGTTTGGAGAAATTTCCGTTTGATGTACAAGAATGTCCTCTTGTCTTTGAAAGCT GGACACACAATGTGCATGATATGGTGTTATATTGGGACCAAGATCCAATCATACTTGCAGACGAATTACACTTAACTGAATATAAGCTTTTTGACAAATGGGTTAACACATCAGAAGTATTTTATACTACATCGCAACAACATTATGGTCATTTTG CTGGTAATTTTAGTTCAATTagtataacatttaaattagCACGCGAGATGGGATTTTTTATGATGGACTACTACATTCCATCTATACTAATAGTAGTCATTTCTTGGGTATCTTTTTGGTTACATATGGATGCAAGTCCTCCACGAATAGTGTTAG GAACAAATACTATTTTGACATTTATGACTCTTGCGTCCAAAGTAGAGAACTCTCTGCCAAAAGTTTCTTATATAAAAGCCAGTGAAATATGGTTTTTGggttgtacaatatttttatttgcagcAATGGTTGAATTTGCTTTTGTTAATACAATTTATCGACGAAA GAAAAATGTACCGTTGAAAAAAGTAAAtagtaaatacatattaaaatcaaCGCTAACACCAAAACTGGCTcgaaaacaatttcaaaagAACACTACAGGATTAGAACGATCACGGTCTTGGTCATCACTTGATAATGCAAACACCAGTGAACAAGATTATTCAAGTCAAAATTACCTTACTGtgcat AGTTTTCCAAGTACTCTCAATATTCCTTCTGTTAAAATTGAAGAAGATAAAGATCAAGAATGTTCTATTGGGAGCATTATGACTGTTAATAGTACATCATCACCAAAACCTTTTCAACGAAGAGCAACTCTTGCACAGTTACATAATTTTACAACAATGACTCCACAAGAAATTGCTCAATGGATTGACAGACGTAGCAGAATTGTATTTCCTGTGGCtttcattatatttaacattctTTATTGGTCATTTATTtggatataa
- the LOC139996175 gene encoding pH-sensitive chloride channel 2 isoform X1, with protein MNYSYYLVTSGILIQGLSLKAVLSFYVLKLESCPILSSSSSMTQTELLQELTNNCRYDKMTRPPGEINSTDPINVYTRAYIYTIRSNMAKTLQFDVHMMLQFRYLDNRLKFSNIAPYLNQLYGGQFAYDLIWTPTVYVSNEPSSAIMGNSVKDILVSIDPSGMVILNTRLQATLNCGLRLEKFPFDVQECPLVFESWTHNVHDMVLYWDQDPIILADELHLTEYKLFDKWVNTSEVFYTTSQQHYGHFAGNFSSISITFKLAREMGFFMMDYYIPSILIVVISWVSFWLHMDASPPRIVLGTNTILTFMTLASKVENSLPKVSYIKASEIWFLGCTIFLFAAMVEFAFVNTIYRRKKNVPLKKVNSKYILKSTLTPKLARKQFQKNTTGLERSRSWSSLDNANTSEQDYSSQNYLTVHSFPSTLNIPSVKIEEDKDQECSIGSIMTVNSTSSPKPFQRRATLAQLHNFTTMTPQEIAQWIDRRSRIVFPVAFIIFNILYWSFIWI; from the exons ATGAACTATTCTTACTACTTAGTAACGTCtggaattttaattcaagGACTTTCTTTGAAAGCAGTTTTATCTTTTTACGTACTGAA ATTAGAGAGCTGTCCAATATTAAGTAGTAGCAGCTCTATGACACAAACTGAACTTTTACAAGAATTGACAAATAATTGTCGTTATGATAAAATGACTAGACCACCAGGAGAAATTAATTCTACAGATCCAATTAACGTATATACCAGggcttatatttatacaattagaTCTAATATGGCAAAAACACTG caATTTGATGTACATATGATGTTGCAATTTAGATATTTGGATAACAggttaaaattttcaaacattgcTCCATATTTAAATCAACTATATGGTGGACAATTTGCATATGATTTAATTTGGACACCTACTGTATATGTTTCTAATGAGCCCAGTTCTGCTATAATGGGAAATAGTGTGAAAGATATACTTGTTTCAATAGATCCATCCGGCATGGTCATACTGAATACTAg GTTGCAAGCTACTCTTAACTGTGGGCTTCGTTTGGAGAAATTTCCGTTTGATGTACAAGAATGTCCTCTTGTCTTTGAAAGCT GGACACACAATGTGCATGATATGGTGTTATATTGGGACCAAGATCCAATCATACTTGCAGACGAATTACACTTAACTGAATATAAGCTTTTTGACAAATGGGTTAACACATCAGAAGTATTTTATACTACATCGCAACAACATTATGGTCATTTTG CTGGTAATTTTAGTTCAATTagtataacatttaaattagCACGCGAGATGGGATTTTTTATGATGGACTACTACATTCCATCTATACTAATAGTAGTCATTTCTTGGGTATCTTTTTGGTTACATATGGATGCAAGTCCTCCACGAATAGTGTTAG GAACAAATACTATTTTGACATTTATGACTCTTGCGTCCAAAGTAGAGAACTCTCTGCCAAAAGTTTCTTATATAAAAGCCAGTGAAATATGGTTTTTGggttgtacaatatttttatttgcagcAATGGTTGAATTTGCTTTTGTTAATACAATTTATCGACGAAA GAAAAATGTACCGTTGAAAAAAGTAAAtagtaaatacatattaaaatcaaCGCTAACACCAAAACTGGCTcgaaaacaatttcaaaagAACACTACAGGATTAGAACGATCACGGTCTTGGTCATCACTTGATAATGCAAACACCAGTGAACAAGATTATTCAAGTCAAAATTACCTTACTGtgcat AGTTTTCCAAGTACTCTCAATATTCCTTCTGTTAAAATTGAAGAAGATAAAGATCAAGAATGTTCTATTGGGAGCATTATGACTGTTAATAGTACATCATCACCAAAACCTTTTCAACGAAGAGCAACTCTTGCACAGTTACATAATTTTACAACAATGACTCCACAAGAAATTGCTCAATGGATTGACAGACGTAGCAGAATTGTATTTCCTGTGGCtttcattatatttaacattctTTATTGGTCATTTATTtggatataa
- the LOC139996175 gene encoding pH-sensitive chloride channel 2 isoform X4, producing the protein MTQTELLQELTNNCRYDKMTRPPGEINSTDPINVYTRAYIYTIRSNMAKTLQFDVHMMLQFRYLDNRLKFSNIAPYLNQLYGGQFAYDLIWTPTVYVSNEPSSAIMGNSVKDILVSIDPSGMVILNTRLQATLNCGLRLEKFPFDVQECPLVFESWTHNVHDMVLYWDQDPIILADELHLTEYKLFDKWVNTSEVFYTTSQQHYGHFAGNFSSISITFKLAREMGFFMMDYYIPSILIVVISWVSFWLHMDASPPRIVLGTNTILTFMTLASKVENSLPKVSYIKASEIWFLGCTIFLFAAMVEFAFVNTIYRRKKNVPLKKVNSKYILKSTLTPKLARKQFQKNTTGLERSRSWSSLDNANTSEQDYSSQNYLTVHSFPSTLNIPSVKIEEDKDQECSIGSIMTVNSTSSPKPFQRRATLAQLHNFTTMTPQEIAQWIDRRSRIVFPVAFIIFNILYWSFIWI; encoded by the exons ATGACACAAACTGAACTTTTACAAGAATTGACAAATAATTGTCGTTATGATAAAATGACTAGACCACCAGGAGAAATTAATTCTACAGATCCAATTAACGTATATACCAGggcttatatttatacaattagaTCTAATATGGCAAAAACACTG caATTTGATGTACATATGATGTTGCAATTTAGATATTTGGATAACAggttaaaattttcaaacattgcTCCATATTTAAATCAACTATATGGTGGACAATTTGCATATGATTTAATTTGGACACCTACTGTATATGTTTCTAATGAGCCCAGTTCTGCTATAATGGGAAATAGTGTGAAAGATATACTTGTTTCAATAGATCCATCCGGCATGGTCATACTGAATACTAg GTTGCAAGCTACTCTTAACTGTGGGCTTCGTTTGGAGAAATTTCCGTTTGATGTACAAGAATGTCCTCTTGTCTTTGAAAGCT GGACACACAATGTGCATGATATGGTGTTATATTGGGACCAAGATCCAATCATACTTGCAGACGAATTACACTTAACTGAATATAAGCTTTTTGACAAATGGGTTAACACATCAGAAGTATTTTATACTACATCGCAACAACATTATGGTCATTTTG CTGGTAATTTTAGTTCAATTagtataacatttaaattagCACGCGAGATGGGATTTTTTATGATGGACTACTACATTCCATCTATACTAATAGTAGTCATTTCTTGGGTATCTTTTTGGTTACATATGGATGCAAGTCCTCCACGAATAGTGTTAG GAACAAATACTATTTTGACATTTATGACTCTTGCGTCCAAAGTAGAGAACTCTCTGCCAAAAGTTTCTTATATAAAAGCCAGTGAAATATGGTTTTTGggttgtacaatatttttatttgcagcAATGGTTGAATTTGCTTTTGTTAATACAATTTATCGACGAAA GAAAAATGTACCGTTGAAAAAAGTAAAtagtaaatacatattaaaatcaaCGCTAACACCAAAACTGGCTcgaaaacaatttcaaaagAACACTACAGGATTAGAACGATCACGGTCTTGGTCATCACTTGATAATGCAAACACCAGTGAACAAGATTATTCAAGTCAAAATTACCTTACTGtgcat AGTTTTCCAAGTACTCTCAATATTCCTTCTGTTAAAATTGAAGAAGATAAAGATCAAGAATGTTCTATTGGGAGCATTATGACTGTTAATAGTACATCATCACCAAAACCTTTTCAACGAAGAGCAACTCTTGCACAGTTACATAATTTTACAACAATGACTCCACAAGAAATTGCTCAATGGATTGACAGACGTAGCAGAATTGTATTTCCTGTGGCtttcattatatttaacattctTTATTGGTCATTTATTtggatataa